aaaatatctataaaaaattatatgactacatttttagaaaaaaaaaattcaaatattaaatttctgtaaaaatttcaaaaatcaatagctattccgagaaaattcgattttttggaaaaaaatcgaaaaattaaatttcaaaaatcaaaaatcaatagctttgaaaaaattaaaaaaattcaaatattaaattttgaaaaaaaaatttcaaatattaaatttctgtaaaaatttcaaatattaaatttctgtaaaaatttcaaatattaaatttctgtaaaaatttcaaaaatcaatagctattcagagaaaattcaatttttcggaaaaaaatagaaaaattaaatttcaaatattaaacttttggaaaaaaaattcaaatattaaatttctgtaaaaatttcaaaaatcaatagcaattcaaagaaaattcaatttttcggaaaaaaattgaaaaattaaatttctctaaaaatatcaaaaatcaatagctattccgaaaaaattcgatttttcggaaaaaatagaaaaattaaatttcagaaattaaacttttgggaaaaaaatttcaaatattaaaatttagtagaaaaatttccaaaaacaatagttattaatagaaaattcaatttttggaataaaaattaatttcaaaatattaaatttcttggaaaaaaaatcaaaagtccaAAGAATCTTTACTATGGGGGGGTGGGCTACGACCCCTTCCACTCGcaccctgcggacacccctgccTTAGAACTACGTGTTTTTCTTGTAAAACCCGTACctggaaaaattgatttttttaaaatttacattagtatgttttattcttcatattttatattactgcaaataatttttgtctcttGTTCCCTATGAATGTCGAAATTGCCACCTTGGCAATTATTCAAGTCCATGAGATTGTAGGTTGACCCCCTCCCCAACAAATATTGATGTGGTTTTAGGACTTATTCCTCTCCCCCTACATGGCTTGAATGTCCccatacacaaaaaaatcttaaacaaaaatcatggAAAGAAGAAATGTCCCATTTCTCCTTTCTAGATAAAAATACCTTAGTCTATAATCAAATGACAAAAGTATGGAATTTAGTATTGgaggatatttttaattttgtattttattcatctataaccaacaattgttcaaataaatgtcctccatggacgcgttttgatttgaaaatatgtaaaatattgaaaaaaaaaaaacattaattcacGTTGTTCCTTTTAAATTATGGATTTGAATCTAGATActggatttttatggaattaagtATTGTAGATTAGAAGTATATCTTTCAACAATATTCTAACAACATTACTCTAATTTGACTTTTTCTACTTAAACTgcaattttcttcatctttaaaaGATTAccctatccaacaaaatcagaCTTTTTTTAAGCACTAGAACATGGTATGCTCAACTAAgctattttctgtttttttatgcGTTTGGTGCTCAATtttgcacacacacacacaataaaTTGACAACTTTACTCGTATTTTATTCTAAGAGGTAAGAGATTGATTCTTTGCAGGATCCCAGCTTTAACAGAGATATAGATTATCAGACAGGCTATAGGACTAAAAGCCTTGTCTGTATGCCAATCTGTAATTATGAGGGGGAGGTTGTTGGAGTTGCACAAATCATCAATAAAAGAGAAAACCTGGATTTGCAATTTGATAAAGAAGACCTTAAAATCTTTGAAAGGTATTTAACCTTTTGTGGAATAGGGATTCAAAACGCTCAGCTTTTTGAAGTCTCGAttcttgaatataaaaaaaatagggtaagtccttttctttctttttttttccacgGATATCATCATCgtaatgggatttttttttgtttttatagttaCTTCTTTCATTGGCTAAAAGTCTTTTCCAACAACAGATGAGTATGGAAAATCTGGTCACCACAATAATAACAGAGGCTAAGGAAATGTTGAATTGTGAAAGGAGTACCATTTATCTATTGGATCTAAAATCCTACGACGTGGTAATGTTTATTTGTACTAAGTATAATGCCGAGTGGTCcaataaaatctgaacactttgaattttaaacttcaacaagatataatttattaattaacaatagaattccaacaaaattaatactataaatagatgtgtgtctgagctctctttataattaatgcagcctcccttagcggcaataatgTCTTGCAGTTggcggcggaaggcctggcacccaatgcagatgtattcctctgtcatgtTGTCACATTGCTGGCTGTCAGTGGCTTttagggcctcggtgtttggatgacggccactgcaggccttctccacAACACGCATCCAATATGTGTAGTCCAGGGGTTCGCATCTGGGCTGTAGAGGGttccaaaagtgtcaaaaagagtttaaatgaactcaaaagagtcttggaaTGAAGgaaatggatttctttcattgccgTTGTAAAAAGTGGCCTCATCAGGCTCTTTtcactcacttttttgatagctctctggatagtctAATGTGACACCTCAAGATCTCTTGCAGGGGCCCTCATGGCTATAGGGACTGTTtactttaactcctccggatccagtttggccttttgagAAAGCCTTTCTTCCCCTtacaacgtttcagacttgctgacgttGTAAACGGttgtcttggagacgcccaaccgcttggagtgcacgaatggaaatttgatGATctcgttcaagtgtcattttctcgacttgtagttaggctagagagctcaagtttgttttgtttcgcagctaattgtttatgctttaaggtatcgaaatatgaattaatttcaatgtttcaatcttaattaattattgaatttgtaagtgttcagatttcaatgaaccacccggtAATAcgttaatgtatatattaaaatataaaagggaatttccattattttcaattggGCTATAGATCTGCTCCTAATGTCTtagaatttgataattatttgcgTTTATCGTTtactttgaaaatcaaaatagtaaAGTTTTAAGTCTGACACAGGGTGCGggaattaaataacttttatgaatCAGAAAAGgtttatttctatttcataATGACTAGAGTACGTTAGCACGACAttgcccgggacattaagaaactAAAATGAATTCTGAACTCTTCTGTTTGATATAAAACACAATAAAATTCCAAGAATACTTCTCGctgtatgtttgtttgtttctttacaCAGTTTTTTTAATGGAGATCATAAggtttaaagatgaaaaaatgttCAAGTTGAACTATCATGCGCTTTAAAGGTGGAACGATTCCGCAAAATAATCCCAATGCCGATTCTGATGCTATTATAGTCAAAATTCCCAATCCAATTCCAATgctgattctaattttttaatattttaaataatagttaaaaatacaactttGCTATCAAGGACGTCCAcatggttatatatatatattctttttttttaggtggggggagcttggtttttggaatttaaaaaaaaatccaaaaataacacttttgaaaaaatatttctgaaataacaatttgatatatatttttttaaattctcaccTGTTatcaaaacatttcaaaaattaaatttctaatataaaatgtaaaaaaaaattcaaaaatacatatttattcacagaaaatttatttttttggagaaaaattttaaaaattaaattgtttaaaaaaaattcaaattattaaatttcagaaaTGGGAACAagcaaatattcttcaaaatgtggTTAAATATCGGAAAATTTTACTTTGGTATTTTCAAAGTAAACTTAAGACACaccttaaaaatgataaaatcctAAGACATGAGTGACAAATTTATAGCACATTTGACAGGGAATTCCTTattgattcatatttatttggtGCAATCCATTTATAAAACTGTTCCTTATACCACATGTTgaaattttccattaaaatattgatggtttattaacctaatattatatatttgaaaaatgaatcatAAACACCATCTATTAAAACAGttgtattaaaatcaaattcaatttatgcCTCAATTTTCAGATGCATGAGCATATTTTAAgcactctgaaaaaaaaatgaatatccaGCCAACACACTAcataaaaatttggaagaagTTGATTTTTTACCTTAAAAGTGGTagtttgttttggtttttttccacCAAAATACTACCAAGCTATGTGCTCAGTAGAAAAGTTgtgctaaaaataaatttgctcattttcatagATTAACACCccttctaaaaatgaaaataattattattttccgaaaattagataaatattagaacttttttctaaaaaaaaatacccctccaaaacatttatttctcttcttaaaaaaaaatagggtctctcaaaaaaggaaaaaaagttaaaggcCTCAGTCACTCTTGTTGTATACCCACTAAAAAAGATTCTGACTTgatttgtacttttattttcagaCGGAAGCTGTTGGAGGGATGTATCAACCAAATCTGAAGAGTCCATCTGCCTCATCCAATTCTGGAGTTGGGGGATCAGAATTTTCCTTTACTCCACATGAAGTAACTATGAACTCTGCCCTGTTCAGGTTAAACACACTAACTGACAAATTCTTGAAAAGTCACTTTTTTATGTGAATGAGACACACTCATATTCAAAATgtcttttgtaaattttcaataaaatcttattttcaagAGACTATATTTTGGAGGCAAACAATGTACACTAACTCACTCTCCTGCATTGACTATCCATtcaaaacaaactaaatatagttataattagaTTATTGTGTCTGTATTAAGGTGGGCGTTCACATCTTTTATGTGTGTACGTACACATACAAaatggggatccaaaacttgcaatagcatgactaaattatgaaaaaacattctttttacTGAATCAAtgaaagacaactcaaaaccaatttgtgatattgaaaaaataacatatttagctatattttgaaGGTCAATATGTCCTCCCTCACAAGCGATCGACACGCCatcgaacagattggcagctcttgacgatgaatgGTGTCTCCATGGCGTACAAAACTGttcatgatggcagctcagagCGAATTCAAATTTAGATGAGAGATGcagcagacattcttctctcAGACGTCCCAAACTGTTAAGTCGAGGGGGTTGAGGTCAAGACTAGCTAGAGATGCCAACCGTCTCTACAGCCTTCTCAGCATTGATACCGGCACGGTTTTGTTCTTCCTCCGCCATTTTTACACgtagaaaattgaaataaaaacaaaactactttatttatcttttagctgtcgtttggttgcgtaacgAAAGTTCGTAGTTACAAATAACGgtgataaaattgtaattaaatactagAGCATGCGTGTGGTCCCCACTATTTATATAcgtgtataataatttatttctatgaactGTGTATACTATAATTCCTaaacctcaacaattcttccttttcaaataaagaggttttgtcACTTAAAATCTGTCTTGTTTGGGGGTGTGAAAATgccattataaattaaatattagatgcactaaaatttcaaaagtggGATTTTCTTTCCTCCGAGAATGAAACCTTTTAGAgctctttattttaaaagggaGTATTGTttaggtttgaagattatagtatgcataattctataaaataaattgcttgTATATATATGCATGGTAAATGTGATACCCAACATTATTTACTTGACATGGCATCTGGTAATGTAAAggaagacatatttttattgttttatgatAATTTCTTTAAACAGGGTAGAAGATAAAACCCGAAATCGACTTTCTCATCCTTTATGAAAATGGAAATTTGTGTGTTGTGCCTAAACAGGGCAGATTTGAATGATGAAACTATTTGATACTCTAATTCTAATAATTCATGTATTTACCTAATTTAGAATGAGTATGCTCCGTTACTTTGTGCAGGAAGCAATAAAGCACCAATACCTGATTTAATGAAAGGTCTTCATGTCGAAGAAATAGCCTTTCAATATGCATGGgagatacaaaataaatccCTTGTTGAGTATCACCAAAACGATAATGAACTTGTAAATTCACGGCGAGCTCGAATAGCCAAATATGTTGCTTCAAGCCGAGAAGCCCTTAATCTGGGTAGCTTACAAACTTGGTTAGGAGATGAGTCTTGTGAAGTGGACGGTTTTATTCCCAAAAACATGCTCTGCGTTCCTATTTTCAATGGACAAGGGGAAGTCATTGGAGTGGCTCAACTCATCAATAAACAAAAGGGGAACAAGTTTGAGGAATCAGAAGTGAATCTCTTCGAAGCATTTGCTATATTCTGTGGTATAGGTATAcacaatacaaaaatgtatgagAGTGCTTGCAAATTAATGGCGAAACAAACTGTGGCTTTAGATTGCCTTAGTTACCACGCTTCAGCTAGTGATGGTGACACAGAGTCTCTGTACAAGACTTGTATACCCTCTTCTAAGGACTTTGTAATCTATAGGTGAgacaatcaattattattagagTTCTATTAACTATGAACATAGCATGTGAGAGATTTTTCCTAGTTgggttatatatttatttcgaaagctgttatccttattcttTAGTTCTTAAAGAGAGAATGTCTATGTATAAAGTTATCTCTAGTGCATGTgatcatgaatgacagagagtaacactgaggagttataagtagtgatgaaaattctgTCTACtttggtcatgttaaaaaaagaaaccgaaaatcaacatggtaaccctgacaactcGAAGATTGTTTTGGTGGAGAACAGTTTAcatgttatgacgtttcattagatcagctaaaatcagccGTCACCAGGCAGGaaagagaaaaggatataaacaaggacattccGATGTgcatccccaattctactctgagtccaaggaAGACTTGCAATTATgtctccccaacaaatcctcagggttacccctccgtcttttatgagcacacacgaactttcaaacaggttttgaattaattgaatctatttaggaaaatatagtcactactcaggaatgaaataattgctaaggggaaaaaatcattctatatAGTACCAATTCCAGACAGGTAAGCTGACTTGCTCAACAatacacaaaatttacattactagtaataagtgtaagtccactaagtagaattgaggatcggcatcggagtcattcctgcaagtgtccttgctagatacggagtggtattgttttgtttatttcgtTCCTCATTCACCTGATTTATAAGGGGCGTCatcaggattatatttagggaagggcttggttttttgattttttttgaaaaattaatttttttgtattaaaaattcaaaaatccatagctattctcaaaaaaataagtttaaagaaaaatgaaaaaattcgcagctttttaaaaaaatctcaaatataaattttttggagaaaaaaattcaaatattaaattttttgaaaaaatcacatttcaaactttaaatttttcttcaaaaatttaacactCTGTAGttactgaaaattaatttttttggaaataaaatctaaattaattttcttttaacccTCTGCCAACGCCCTGGCTAATCTAATATAACGTCATCACAGCGAAGCTGTTCTCCTTCAaaatcttcttcaaattgtcagcgtTACCTTGTCATTATTCGCACccgtttatttttacaaacaagtcaTATGTTATACAATTCTGATTAGTATCCCCTTTATTTGTGAATTGCACATTAATATCTAAATCCATTAAATTCTCCTTCTTTTCAGCTACAAGTTTAACGATGCTCTCCTCTCTGAAGATGAAACCCTTAAAATTCCCATTCGAATGTTCATGGAATTTGGATTTATTCAACAGTTTCATATTCCATATAAGGTTTTGTGCCGATGGATtttaagtgttaaaaaaaattatagacctGTCAAATATCACAATTGGAGACATGCTCTCAACGTGTGTCAAACCATGTTCACAGTTCTTAAAACTGGTAAAATGGATCGATTCATGGATGACTTAGAAGTAGggatttaatttatatctagGGCTGCAACTTTTTTTCTAGGTTTTTCAGCTATCTGGCTCCTCTGTTTCATTATATGACACGTCTTTAACTTTATTGGATCGTGCAACCTTTTTTCCGAAAAGAATCAGAAAAAGGCCGAAAATTAGTTAACAAGACAATTATACCCaactatagatttatttttacttaataatactCGGGAATTCTTCATAGTTGCTTAAAAAGAGCTCATtccaattcaaccaatcaatgttcagaacacttatGGGGGGAGAGGGACAGAAATATCGTGAGCtaagaagaaaatacaatttaaacttTGTTGTTGTTGAGGTAACGCCGGGATGACCTTCTTgttattgacaataaataataagctattatttttctttttttccttaaacataactttttctcTACAAAAGTCGCagccctatatatatatattttgctcatTTAACCTTTTTCTACTCAATTTAATTAGTCTTTGGGCCTTCTAGTTGCATGCTTGTGCCATGACTTGGATCATCGTGGAACAAACAATGCTTTCCAATCCAAAGTAGACTCTCCATTAGCCAATTTATATTCCACTTCCACAATGGAACACCACCATTTTGATCAATGCATCATGATTTTGAGTTCTGAAGGGAATAATATTTTCCAGGTAAGGATTCATCATCACCAATATTCTATAGTGTTTTCATTAACGTCGCAATTAAACAGACAGCGCCTGTAAACTGGAGAATATGTactaaatgtacatatttatttgtattatgtaACCAGGAGTATCCACGAGGTGTGACCTGTAGAGGATTTAGCCCTCCCCcaattgaggaatttttgcgttttactagtaaatttaatatttgtaattagattaaatttttcagtatttctttcaaaaaaaaatttatctgaacagctaatatttttttttttttttttttctcaaaaaaaaatgaaataattgaaatataattttatcaaatttttttccaaaaattttattttttgtgaacaggtgtgaattttttgaaatttcttccaaaaagtatatttttttgagaatagctgtggatttttttttttttaattccaaaaaaattaattttggcattttttttcaaaaatattccaaaaaccaaggcccctcccccaaatatatatatatatataattcgcTACGGGTAGCAatgtccccataacacttttcaagtcttgaatagtatttttttcaatcaagaaaaagtttaaaaatttataaatcaaaattgtttttcatccaatgttttggaaataacaaaagttgcgTCACACTTAGAACAATTACTCACAAACTAACCAACAGATTCTCATGAAATGTTGACGGCTGTCTTATGAAGGTTGGCACTAACTGAAAATGATGCTAAAACCATCTATATGGGAAGCATATGTGAAAATTGGTACATTTCCTTCAGTTTGGTGTCACTGTCTGTTAATTTCTGACGTCGTTTTTTTATAACcaccattgtttttttttgttttttttaaagggccTCAATACAGAGAATTATAAACAGGTCATGAAGGTTGTGGAAAGAGCCATATTGTCCACGGATATGGcattatattttaggaaaaaggACTTATTCTTAGATACAGCCGACAAGGGTGAATTTGAGTGGAAAGAAGAGGATAAAAAGGAGTGTATGTAACTCACTACCATCTAATTCAGATATTTAATGTACCAGGTGCAGACAATACATTTTACACTTGACACATGAAACTTCAAGAACATATATTTCGGCTATCacacttatacaaaaaaaaagttacatttgaatattttaattgttatgAAAACCCTCCCCCCTTTAAAAGCAACAAGGTCCATTCTTAGGGCCGGTCCTTTGGTCTGTCATTACaagaactgattttaaaaaaagttcattgacTTCCTCAAGGACAGAACTTTATAAGTtctaggactgaactggaccggatcGAGACTGGACGGGACTGGAGTTTTCAGTCCTATTTAAGGACTGACACAGCACTAATAATGACAATTGCTTTCTAAATGGAGAAAACGTCTTAATTATTTAGACCAGGGGTGTCAAGCATACTGTCCGATGGCTGGATCCGGTCCAGCTGTACGTTTGGTACGGCCCAGGAAATAGATtgctttattgaaataaatgaattaattcaatttaattttctttaaaatccgTTATTTCTATATTGCCCGCTAGACAACATAAAAACAGCACTGAGGCTTAACTAACACCAGTAGTTGGTAGAATTTGTGTCCATTTGACATCTGCTGGcggtaattacatttaaaaaaatcccttagcCTTGCACTCACATGAgcttaatgacttttttaaaaaggaaataagtaGACAGAGAGTGTagaatttttcaagaaaaatgcaCATGTTTTTACGTGTTCACAGAGGTAAATGGAAAACCCGTGTGTTGGATATGTCAGCTGCGGTGTTTAAAGAATACATTACTCCGCACCATTATGAAACTCACCTTAAAAATATTAGAGCTTGTAGGAAAAACTAAAAAGCAAATTGCTGTGGAAGTGATTCATTTGTTCAAAGTGCATTCCAGATGTTAAAAAACAGTGTTTTAAAGTTCTAAAAAGCTTCGATCAGATGTTTTTCAAACATCGTTACTAACATTGTGTCATGCATAGcgcatttaattaaatgtttagcTGAGTAAAAGTGTAGttagaattataaatactttttgagcTCTTAGGTTGttcataatgtatttaataaaaggaaaatgtaTATCAGAacgatttttataaatgacttaAACTTTGAACTACTAACTAGTATTAGGGACTAAAATAAGAGGGAAAAGTAGACTCTTATTGttagttttatttgattttgcaATGCTTTTACTAGCTTTCCCGCTTGAAATCAGACTAAGCTGTATGTGGCATAATTCCTATTTCAAAGGTTATCATCAGGCTGTATGGTGGCTACATTTCCTTCTCCCATAGGGCAATGTTTATCTTACAGATTGGGCCTTGCTAGATATGTGAATATACCATCCTGCTTGAGTAACATGTTGACAtgtttaaattgataataatcagTTGGGTTCCAGATCAATCAGATCAGGAGGCTTTCCACAACTTTTGGCGTTTCTTTTTATGCTGAAATTCTTTctgaaagtgtaaaaaaagtagATAGGAAGACACTCAATTGCCTAGGCATCTCTGTTGGTCTCTAGTCTATCTCTATAAGCGTGCGGATTTGAATTTGTGTATCAAGTTCGAAATCTATTTTCTCCttttaagaatgaaatttttttttttaactttggctatatttagtttatggaactaaaaaaatgaattttgttattttctcataaattttgTGCCAAGTTCATAATTTTAgtaagtgtaaaaataattatctgcaCCTGGGTAACTGATTTATTGATCGAtaaccataatattttatatgtgtagTACTATGTGGTATGTTAATGACGGCATGTGATCTAAGTGCCATTGCAAAGCCATGGGAACAACAGCATCGTATTGCAAAATTAGTGGCGGATGAGTTTTTTGATCAGGGTGACATGGAAAAACTTCGACTCAATGTA
The Lepeophtheirus salmonis chromosome 10, UVic_Lsal_1.4, whole genome shotgun sequence DNA segment above includes these coding regions:
- the Pde6 gene encoding cGMP-specific 3',5'-cyclic phosphodiesterase, with translation MDLILDISNELDINTLCHKILVNVGKLTNADRCSLFLARGPREKRYLEAKLFDVRTDTTLEEAMNHAHKEDICVPFGVGICGKVAKTKQTIHLRDAYDDPSFNRDIDYQTGYRTKSLVCMPICNYEGEVVGVAQIINKRENLDLQFDKEDLKIFERYLTFCGIGIQNAQLFEVSILEYKKNRLLLSLAKSLFQQQMSMENLVTTIITEAKEMLNCERSTIYLLDLKSYDVTEAVGGMYQPNLKSPSASSNSGVGGSEFSFTPHENEYAPLLCAGSNKAPIPDLMKGLHVEEIAFQYAWEIQNKSLVEYHQNDNELVNSRRARIAKYVASSREALNLGSLQTWLGDESCEVDGFIPKNMLCVPIFNGQGEVIGVAQLINKQKGNKFEESEVNLFEAFAIFCGIGIHNTKMYESACKLMAKQTVALDCLSYHASASDGDTESLYKTCIPSSKDFVIYSYKFNDALLSEDETLKIPIRMFMEFGFIQQFHIPYKVLCRWILSVKKNYRPVKYHNWRHALNVCQTMFTVLKTGKMDRFMDDLESLGLLVACLCHDLDHRGTNNAFQSKVDSPLANLYSTSTMEHHHFDQCIMILSSEGNNIFQGLNTENYKQVMKVVERAILSTDMALYFRKKDLFLDTADKGEFEWKEEDKKELLCGMLMTACDLSAIAKPWEQQHRIAKLVADEFFDQGDMEKLRLNVQPMGMMDRERKDELPQMQVEFIDSVCMPLYSSLSESFPWIKPLLDGCMSNREKWADLAEKVEMGLTWIDHDTIDKPIEELNADEAEAKDIEFKVEMLKPGGSINSVSSSSTTSLKKEGLSKKRSFRSGKSPHRSAGNSNNPTSTTSSTNAISTSFFSRRMSTKCKTKTKVHSGEEDEAFAAAIEGNKGQSKLKSSQSMEDESSDLSISIPDNSNRKSKIKLTNVL